The Primulina tabacum isolate GXHZ01 chromosome 7, ASM2559414v2, whole genome shotgun sequence genome includes a window with the following:
- the LOC142550976 gene encoding uncharacterized protein LOC142550976, with protein sequence MPESDSSPKVTLEEDEDQQERITKPDNPSLPVSENPEDIGSESDAGAQEKTQENLGAIEVKEEDEAVKNVDEEDDGFRTPTSSDHKIPAATQCPPAPRKTRPQQSGVKRKASPSRARRSLQLDAAAEEVESIFRPVVEDNVEEQKTKKARRDDED encoded by the coding sequence ATGCCCGAAAGCGATAGTAGCCCAAAAGTTacactcgaagaagacgaagaccAGCAAGAACGGATCACCAAACCAGATAATCCGAGCCTACCCGTTTCGGAAAACCCAGAGGACATTGGTTCGGAATCAGACGCCGGAGCTCAAGAAAAGACGCAGGAAAACCTTGGAGCGATCGAGGTTAAGGAAGAAGATGAAGCCGTGAAGAATGTCGACGAGGAGGATGATGGGTTCAGAACCCCGACATCATCAGATCACAAAATACCGGCGGCTACTCAATGCCCGCCGGCGCCTAGGAAAACCAGGCCGCAGCAATCGGGAGTTAAGAGAAAAGCGTCCCCGTCGCGAGCTCGCCGGAGCCTCCAACTCGATGCGGCGGCGGAAGAGGTTGAATCCATATTCCGGCCGGTGGTTGAAGATAATGTAGAAGAACAGAAAACCAAGAAAGCTAGAAGAGATGACGAAGATTGA